Proteins encoded in a region of the Vicia villosa cultivar HV-30 ecotype Madison, WI linkage group LG5, Vvil1.0, whole genome shotgun sequence genome:
- the LOC131601479 gene encoding pentatricopeptide repeat-containing protein At2g22410, mitochondrial-like yields MIILFVYNFRYRYRYRYSSNSNSIPMARNLGILVSWFSTSSLSPIVKPINWNTTHSFVKGNPLLSLVERCKSLVQLKQIQAQMVLTGLIDNGFAASRLVAFCALSDSRDLDYCTKILYRIKEHNAFSWNATIRGYVESGDVEGGFMLYKRMLRGGMLKPDNHTFPLLLKACCCQSLNYVGLSILGHVLKFGFECDVFIHNASITMLLSIGELSAAYDVFNKSRLRDLVTWNSMITGCVKRGLVNEAIKIYREMEAKRVKPNEITMIGMISSCSQLQDLNLGREFHCYIEEHDLKLTIPLANALMDMYVKCGELLAARALFDNMEQKTLVSWTTMVLGYARFGFLDVAREILYKIPEKSVVPWNAIISGCVQAKHSKEALALFHEMQISMVEPDKVTMVNCLSACSQLGALDVGTWIHHYIERHNLSLDVALGTALVDMYAKCGNIARALQVFEEIPQRNCLTWTSIICGLALHGSARVAISYFSKMINIGIMPDEITFLGVLSACCHGGLVEEGRKYFSEMSCKFNVSPKLKHYSCMVDLLGRAGHLEEAEKLLQNMPMPADAAVLGALFFACRVHGNVQIGERVALKLLEIDPHDSGNYVLLASMYSEAKMWKEARSARIIMKEKGVEKTPGCSSVEINGIVHEFMVRDASHPQSEWIYECLVSLTKQLELLEFT; encoded by the coding sequence AtgattattttgtttgtttacaACTTCAGATATAGATATAGGTATAGGTATAGTTCAAATTCGAATTCGATTCCAATGGCGCGGAATTTAGGTATCTTAGTTTCATGGTTCAGTACTAGTTCATTGTCTCCAATTGTTAAACCTATCAATTGGAACACTACCCATAGTTTTGTTAAGGGAAACCCTCTCCTTTCGCTTGTGGAGAGATGCAAGTCCCTTGTCCAGTTGAAACAAATTCAGGCTCAAATGGTGTTGACGGGATTGATTGATAATGGTTTTGCTGCGAGTCGTCTTGTTGCGTTTTGCGCTTTATCGGATTCGCGGGATCTTGATTATTGTACTAAGATATTGTATCGAATCAAAGAGCATAATGCGTTTTCTTGGAATGCGACGATTAGGGGTTATGTGGAGAGTGGAGATGTTGAAGGAGGTTTTATGTTGTACAAGAGGATGTTGAGAGGTGGGATGTTGAAGCCGGATAATCATACTTTCCCGTTGTTGCTTAAAGCATGCTGTTGTCAGTCTTTAAATTATGTCGGTCTTAGTATACTTGGGCATGTGTTGAAGTTTGGGTTTGAATGTGATGTATTTATTCACAATGCGTCGATCACTATGTTACTCTCGATTGGAGAGTTGAGTGCGGCGTATGATGTGTTCAATAAAAGTCGATTGAGAGATTTGGTAACCTGGAATTCTATGATTACTGGATGTGTTAAAAGGGGACTTGTAAATGAGGCTATAAAAATCTATCGAGAAATGGAGGCAAAGAGAGTGAAACCAAACGAGATTACAATGATTGGGATGATTTCTTCTTGTTCTCAGTTGCAGGATTTGAATCTTGGTAGGGAGTTTCATTGTTACATCGAAGAACATGATCTCAAGTTGACAATTCCACTCGCTAATGCACTTATGGACATGTATGTGAAGTGCGGGGAATTGTTGGCTGCCCGAGCTCTATTTGATAACATGGAACAGAAGACCCTTGTTTCATGGACTACAATGGTTTTGGGATATGCCAGATTCGGGTTTCTAGATGTTGCTCGGGAGATTTTATATAAAATTCCAGAAAAAAGTGTTGTGCCGTGGAATGCCATCATCAGTGGATGTGTCCAAGCCAAGCATAGTAAAGAGGCATTGGCTTTATTCCATGAAATGCAAATTAGTATGGTAGAACCCGATAAAGTGACCATGGTTAACTGCCTGTCTGCATGCTCACAACTAGGAGCACTTGATGTTGGGACATGGATTCACCACTATATTGAAAGACATAACCTATCTCTAGACGTTGCCTTAGGAACTGCACTAGTTGACATGTATGCCAAGTGCGGAAATATTGCAAGGGCACTCCAGGTTTTCGAAGAGATTCCTCAAAGAAATTGTTTGACCTGGACATCCATCATTTGTGGTTTAGCACTTCACGGGAGTGCTCGGGTTGCTATATCCTATTTCTCGAAAATGATTAATATTGGAATAATGCCTGATGAGATCACTTTTCTTGGTGTGTTATCAGCTTGTTGTCATGGAGGTTTAGTTGAAGAAGGCCGCAAATACTTTTCTGAAATGAGCTGTAAATTCAATGTATCCCCTAAGCTTAAACACTACTCATGCATGGTGGACCTTTTAGGAAGGGCTGGTCATTTGGAGGAAGCAGAAAAACTCCTTCAAAATATGCCAATGCCAGCCGATGCTGCTGTGTTGGGTGCTCTATTCTTTGCTTGCCGTGTTCATGGAAATGTTCAAATTGGAGAGAGGGTGGCCCTTAAGCTTCTTGAGATTGATCCTCATGACAGTGGAAACTATGTTCTGCTCGCTAGCATGTACAGTGAGGCAAAAATGTGGAAGGAGGCAAGGAGCGCAAGGATAATAATGAAGGAGAAAGGAGTAGAGAAGACTCCCGGTTGCAGCTCAGTTGAGATCAATGGCATTGTGCATGAATTTATGGTGAGGGATGCATCACATCCCCAGTCTGAGTGGATTTATGAATGTTTGGTTTCGCTGACAAAGCAACTGGAGCTTCTCGAATTTACATGA
- the LOC131601480 gene encoding uncharacterized protein LOC131601480, which produces MASHKTAQIRLVSSHDEVYEPCDDSFALVDALLADRTNLLEHHPTLCMEIGCGSGYVITSLALILGQEGNGVNYIATDINPHAVKVTHETMEAHGVHAELIITDIASGLENRLAGMVDVMVVNPPYVPTPEDEVGSEGITSSWAGGENGRSVIDRILPVADILLSKKGWLYMVTLTANNPYEICAEMRKKGYASKIVVQRSTEEESLHIIKFWKDLDNEIEETNDQSPTGFMGSLLAQIPLLSLLRGNNNDNSS; this is translated from the exons ATG GCTTCACACAAAACTGCCCAAATTCGCCTTGTTAGTTCACATGACGAGGTTTATGAACCATGTGATGACTCTTTTGCACTGGTTGACGCTCTTCTAGCCGATCGCACTAATCTATTGGAGCATCATCCAACATTGTGCATGGAAATAGGCTGTGGAAGTGGATATGTTATTACTTCCCTGGCTCTTATTCTTGGGCAGGAAGGCAATGGTGTAAACTACATTGCAACTGATATCAACCCACATGCAGTGAAGGTGACGCACGAGACAATGGAAGCACACGGAGTTCATGCAGAACTGATAATAACCGATATTGCATCGGGACTTGAGAACCGACTAGCAGGTATGGTTGATGTAATGGTTGTGAACCCTCCTTATGTTCCTACACCTGAAGACGAAGTCGGGTCTGAAGGGATTACCTCATCTTGGGCTGGTGGTGAGAATGGAAGGAGTGTGATTGATAGAATTTTGCCTGTTGCAGACATTCTTTTATCAAAAAAAGGATGGTTGTATATGGTTACTCTCACAGCAAATAATCCTTATGAGATTTGCGCTGAAATGAGAAAGAAAGGATATGCTTCTAAGATTGTTGTTCAAAGATCAACAGAGGAAGAAAGTCTCCATATCATCAAGTTCTGGAAAGATTTAGATAATGAAATTGAAGAAACAAATGACCAATCTCCTACTGGGTTCATGGGATCTTTGCTTGCACAAATCCCTCTACTTTCATTATTGAGAGGCAACAATAATGACAATAGTTCTTGA